In Runella sp. SP2, the genomic window GGTGGATGATAACGGAACCTTCTTGGTTGATAAAATCAAGACACGTTTTGAAGGTGACTTCCCAATGGTAGAGCCTGCGCAGGTGTCTTTGATGGATATTGCAGCAAATCAGATTGTATCGGTAGCGGCTTCGATGATTCCGTTCTTGGAGCACGATGACGCCAACCGTGCCTTGATGGGTTCAAACATGCAACGTCAGGCGGTGCCATTGCTCCGTCCACAGGCGCCAATTGTAGGTACAGGTTTGGAAGGCCGCGTAGCTCGCGACTCACGTGCTTTGGTAGTAGCCGAAGGCAACGGGATAGTTGAGTTTGTGGATGCAACTAAGATTGTCATTCGTTACGAACGTTCGTACGAGCAGCGTTTGGTAAGCTTTGATAGCGACATTGTAACGTATGATTTGATTAAGTTCCGTCGTACTAACCAAGATACTTGTATCAACCTTAAACCGATGGTTTTGAAAGGCCAACCGGTAGAGAAAGGTCAAATCTTGAGCGAAGGATACGCGACAGAAGGTGGTGAATTGGCACTTGGACGTAACCTCCTTGTGGCCTTCATGCCTTGGCAAGGCTATAACTTTGAGGATGCGATTGTGATTTCTGAGCGGGTAGTACGCGAAGATATTTTTACTTCTATCCACATCGAAGAGTATGACCTTGAAGTACGTGATACCAAACGCGGAGAGGAAGAATTGACAGCGGAAATTCCGAACGTAAGTGAAGAAGCTGTTAAAAACCTCGACGAAAACGGTATCGTTCGCGTAGGAACAGAAGTAAAAGAAGGCGACATTTTGATTGGAAAGATTACGCCAAAAGGCGAATCAGATCCAACACCAGAAGAAAAACTTCTCCGTGCCATCTTTGGAGATAAAGCAGGTGATGTGAAGGATGCTTCACGCAAAGCACCTCCGTCGATGAAAGGGGTAGTCGTAGATACCAAACTTTTCTCTCGTCCAGGCCGCGATGAGCGCGTAAAACAAAAAGATGAGTTGAAAGTGTTGATGAAGAGCTACGGACGCGACTTGAGCAAACTCCGTGAAGTGCTTATCGACAAAATGGTAGAATTGCTTGATGGTAAGACAGGTGCGGGAGTGAAGCACAAGTTTGGCGAAGAAATCATGAGTAAAGGCGTGAAATTTAGCCGCGTGAACATCATCAACAATATCTTCCCAGATAAAAACCCGTACCGTGACGAAGGCGGTTACGTTGTTCCAGAAGAAGTAAACCTTTTGGGTGACTTAATCATCGAAGGCTGGACGGACGACCCAACGACCAACAAGCTGTTGTTTGAGATGGTGAAAAACTATCAAAAACGCCGCAACGAAATTTCGGGACGTTTCAAACGTGACCGCTTTACGTTGGAAGTGGGAGACGAATTACCTGCGGGTATCGTAAAATTGGCGAAAGTATATATCGCTAAGAAACGTAAACTCAAAGTAGGGGATAAAATGGCGGGTCGCCACGGTAACAAAGGGGTTGTGGCTAAAATCGTTCGCGATGAAGACATGCCTTTCTTGGCCGATGGAACACCAATGGACATCGTATTGAACCCTCTAGGGGTACCTTCGCGTATGAATATCGGTCAGATTTACGAAACCATCTTGGCATGGGCAGGTCGTAAATTAGGCCGCAAATACGCAACGCCAATCTTTGATGGTGCTACCGAAGATCAAGTAGTTTCTGAATTGAATGAAGCAGGAATTCCTTCTTTTGGGCGTACACCACTTTATGACGGGCAATCGGGTGATAAATTTGACCAAGCAGTTACAGTAGGTATCATGTACATGCTTAAACTGGGTCACTTGGTGGATGACAAAATGCACGCTCGTTCGATTGGGCCATACTCACTTATTACGCAGCAACCATTGGGTGGTAAGGCACAGTTTGGTGGACAGCGTTTCGGAGAGATGGAGGTTTGGGCGCTTGAGGCGTTTGGAGCTTCTCACATCCTTCAAGAGATTTTGACAGTGAAGTCCGATGACGTAATTGGACGGGCAAAAGCGTACGAGGCAATCGTAAAAGGTGAAAACCTTCCGAAGCCAAATATTCCAGAATCATTCAATGTATTGATTCACGAATTACGCGGTCTTGCCCTCGAAATTACGATGGACTAATCAATGTTTGGGGTTTACTGTTTTGGATTTATGGTTGGTAATACAACGCTAAACTTGAGATAGTAAACTCTAAACCCTAAACAAAAATTTCACACAAATCATATCGAAAATGTCATTCAAGAAAAACAAGAAAATCAATAGTGACTTTTCGCGGATTACCATCAGTTTGGCTTCGCCAGAGTCTATTCTGGAAAGCTCATACGGTGAAGTAACGCAACCCGAAACCATCAACTATCGGACCTATAAGCCTGAGATGGGTGGACTTTTCTGTGAGCGTATCTTCGGCCCCGTAAAAGACTGGGAATGC contains:
- the rpoB gene encoding DNA-directed RNA polymerase subunit beta — translated: MVTKQTPRRSFARIKPVIDYPDFLDVQLRSYREFVNLDTAAEERHKEGLYKVFQENFPISDSRENFVLEFVDYALDPPKYSVNECISRGLTYSVPLKAKLRLKCNDADNEDFETIEQEVFLGAIPYMTEKGSFVINGAERVIVSQLHRSPGVFFSMSKHTNGTKLYSARIIPFKGSWIEFSTDVNNVMYAYIDRKKKFPVTTLLRAIGFGSDKEILDLFELSEEIPATSASLKKAVGRRLAARVLRTWTEDFVDEDTGEVVSISRNEVLLERDSLITAGDLDVILDSGQKSIIMHREDMNMADYNIIYNTLQKDSSNSEKEAVEQIYRQLRNAEAPDEQTAREVIQSLFFSDKRYDLGDVGRYRVNKKLQLDIAMSTKVLTTQDIVSIVKYLIGLINAKAVVDDIDHLSNRRVRTVGEQLWAQFGVGLARMSRTIKERMNVRDNEDFKPIDLINARTLSSVINSFFGTNQLSQFMDQTNPLAEITHKRRMSALGPGGLSRERAGFEVRDVHYTHYGRLCTIETPEGPNIGLISSLCVYAKTNSMGFIETPYRVINDGKLSNELVYLTAEEEDSKYIAQANASVDDNGTFLVDKIKTRFEGDFPMVEPAQVSLMDIAANQIVSVAASMIPFLEHDDANRALMGSNMQRQAVPLLRPQAPIVGTGLEGRVARDSRALVVAEGNGIVEFVDATKIVIRYERSYEQRLVSFDSDIVTYDLIKFRRTNQDTCINLKPMVLKGQPVEKGQILSEGYATEGGELALGRNLLVAFMPWQGYNFEDAIVISERVVREDIFTSIHIEEYDLEVRDTKRGEEELTAEIPNVSEEAVKNLDENGIVRVGTEVKEGDILIGKITPKGESDPTPEEKLLRAIFGDKAGDVKDASRKAPPSMKGVVVDTKLFSRPGRDERVKQKDELKVLMKSYGRDLSKLREVLIDKMVELLDGKTGAGVKHKFGEEIMSKGVKFSRVNIINNIFPDKNPYRDEGGYVVPEEVNLLGDLIIEGWTDDPTTNKLLFEMVKNYQKRRNEISGRFKRDRFTLEVGDELPAGIVKLAKVYIAKKRKLKVGDKMAGRHGNKGVVAKIVRDEDMPFLADGTPMDIVLNPLGVPSRMNIGQIYETILAWAGRKLGRKYATPIFDGATEDQVVSELNEAGIPSFGRTPLYDGQSGDKFDQAVTVGIMYMLKLGHLVDDKMHARSIGPYSLITQQPLGGKAQFGGQRFGEMEVWALEAFGASHILQEILTVKSDDVIGRAKAYEAIVKGENLPKPNIPESFNVLIHELRGLALEITMD